The following proteins are encoded in a genomic region of Clostridium kluyveri:
- a CDS encoding cell wall-binding repeat-containing protein: MKIKKLLVFLITFTMTAAPVTFSTKAASSISRREAQERAYEMAYVTWKYDKSLNGNVTDYIELPGYLKDKTTSEEVGIPYNYGGSDSIGRSSNRLWSNFFDALTKRATAGNVKFEGGYKGETAGIDAASFIQDSLKIPGTKLTTNSISKYLTAIDFNSLTNMDILLSKGKHIAFFQSWVYNDLGEIVGAATLEATIDNDDNTGQKVKEYYRSKDYIVNNFKAYRYSYISDDYIEDNALEPKLEAPLYGQAIDKNCNGINLKWNFDNEDNGQYQTSYRIRIYSGDLNSTSDSSGILVKQVYQDSQAKEAKVYFSDMPEGSYYFILEVKSNKGYWSSPTAAPFEFTSDISKFPSKINSVVRYGGSSRYETSKIIAENEFKNFSLQNIVITNGNDFADGLAGVTLARKLNSPMLLVDNEPSDEGSQITLQYIMKNVGRDAKIYLLGGEGVLSNSYVEYLEKNGYEKNNIVRIGGSNRLETSVNIAKEMDVSKNKPIIIASDSSFADALSVSSKAASDRVPILLTSRDGLSEEVIEYIKDVKPSKVYILGETGVISKSVENNIAQITNLDSSKIIRLGGEDRYITCEKINKYFYGNQWTKVYLANGEDFADSLSGSAAAAVNSGAPLVLVSEYSYGTAGKTIKNLTRNKKVTLNVLGGDKLITEYLISKINNAAVSAEE, from the coding sequence GTGAAGATAAAGAAATTATTAGTATTTTTAATCACATTTACTATGACTGCAGCACCTGTTACATTTAGCACTAAGGCTGCTTCCTCTATTTCAAGACGAGAAGCACAGGAGAGGGCTTATGAAATGGCTTATGTTACCTGGAAATATGATAAAAGTTTAAATGGTAATGTTACGGATTATATAGAATTACCTGGATATTTAAAGGACAAGACTACTTCAGAGGAAGTAGGTATTCCCTATAATTATGGAGGCTCTGACAGCATTGGTAGAAGTTCTAATAGATTGTGGAGTAACTTTTTTGATGCCCTTACCAAAAGAGCTACTGCAGGCAATGTAAAATTTGAAGGAGGTTATAAAGGTGAAACTGCAGGTATAGATGCCGCAAGTTTTATTCAAGATTCTCTTAAGATTCCAGGTACAAAACTTACTACAAACAGCATAAGCAAGTATTTAACTGCCATAGACTTCAACAGTCTCACAAATATGGATATACTTTTATCCAAAGGGAAGCACATAGCTTTCTTTCAATCATGGGTTTACAATGACCTGGGAGAAATAGTAGGAGCCGCCACATTGGAGGCTACCATTGACAATGATGACAATACAGGTCAGAAAGTTAAGGAGTACTACAGGTCTAAAGATTATATAGTAAATAATTTTAAGGCATATAGATATAGTTATATAAGTGATGACTATATAGAAGATAATGCACTGGAACCTAAACTGGAAGCTCCTTTATACGGACAAGCTATTGATAAAAACTGCAATGGTATTAATCTTAAATGGAATTTTGATAATGAGGATAATGGACAGTATCAAACTTCTTATAGAATTAGGATTTATAGTGGAGATTTAAATAGTACTTCAGACTCATCAGGAATATTGGTTAAACAAGTTTATCAGGATTCTCAAGCTAAGGAAGCAAAGGTATATTTTAGTGATATGCCAGAGGGAAGCTATTATTTTATTTTAGAAGTTAAAAGTAATAAGGGTTACTGGAGTAGTCCCACAGCAGCTCCTTTTGAATTTACAAGTGATATAAGTAAATTTCCTTCCAAAATAAATAGTGTGGTAAGGTATGGAGGAAGCAGCAGGTATGAAACCTCAAAGATAATAGCTGAAAATGAGTTCAAAAATTTTAGTTTACAAAATATAGTTATAACAAATGGAAATGATTTTGCAGATGGCCTGGCGGGAGTTACTTTGGCTAGAAAACTTAATTCCCCTATGCTTCTTGTAGATAATGAGCCTTCAGATGAAGGAAGTCAAATTACATTGCAGTATATAATGAAAAATGTTGGTAGAGATGCAAAAATATATCTGCTGGGGGGAGAAGGGGTTTTAAGTAATTCCTATGTAGAATATCTAGAGAAAAATGGATATGAAAAAAACAATATAGTAAGGATTGGCGGCTCCAACAGACTTGAGACTAGTGTTAATATTGCCAAAGAAATGGATGTTTCAAAGAATAAACCTATTATAATAGCTAGTGATTCTTCCTTTGCAGATGCATTAAGTGTGTCATCCAAAGCAGCCTCAGATCGTGTACCTATTTTATTAACTTCAAGAGATGGATTAAGTGAGGAAGTTATAGAGTATATAAAAGATGTGAAACCTTCTAAGGTATATATATTGGGAGAAACCGGGGTTATTTCAAAAAGCGTAGAAAATAATATTGCTCAGATTACTAATTTAGACAGTAGTAAAATTATCAGATTAGGTGGAGAAGATAGATATATAACCTGTGAAAAGATAAATAAATATTTTTATGGAAATCAGTGGACAAAAGTCTATTTGGCTAATGGGGAAGATTTTGCTGATTCATTAAGTGGAAGTGCAGCAGCTGCAGTAAACAGTGGAGCGCCTCTAGTTCTTGTATCAGAGTATTCCTATGGCACAGCAGGAAAAACAATAAAAAATCTTACAAGAAATAAAAAAGTTACACTTAATGTATTAGGAGGAGATAAGCTAATAACAGAATATCTTATTTCCAAGATAAATAATGCTGCAGTTAGTGCAGAAGAATAG